GCGGCACTCAGGACGCGGATTTCGGCGCGTCCAGGGCCCCTTGGTCCGTTCCTTGCTTGAGTTCGGGGCGGGCCCTGCCGACCCGACCCCGTCCCCCTCACGAGCGTGCCTGCCGTGGCCGATAAACGCGTGCTCCTCGTCGACGACGAGCTTCTCATCCGCTACACCCTCGCCCAGACGCTGCAACGGGAGGGGGTCGAGATCGTGGCCGTGGCCAGCGCCGAGGCGGCCCTCACGGTGCTCGAAGGGGGGGCCTTCGATCTCTGCTTCCTGGACGTGCGCTTGCCCGGGATGGACGGTTTGCAGGCCCTGCGCCTCATCCGCCGCCACCGGCCCCACACCCAGGTCGTGCTCATGAGCGGGCACGTCGCCGGCACCCACGATCTCGACCCAGCCGAGCGCCCCCTCGACTTTCTCGAGAAGCCCTTCGACCTCGGCCGGGTGCGGGCCCTGGCGGATCACGTCCTGGGGGCTCCCGCCTCCTGACCCGGGCCTCTCCCCGCCCCCGCGGTCCCAAGACGCCTCAGAGCCTGTGAAACAATCTGCTGCGCGACCGGATTGCTTCGTTGCGCACTCCCTCACTCCTCGCCTATCTACTTGATATGTCTCGTCGTTCGCTCATACGCGCCTCGCACTCCGGT
The genomic region above belongs to Thermodesulfobacteriota bacterium and contains:
- a CDS encoding response regulator, with translation MADKRVLLVDDELLIRYTLAQTLQREGVEIVAVASAEAALTVLEGGAFDLCFLDVRLPGMDGLQALRLIRRHRPHTQVVLMSGHVAGTHDLDPAERPLDFLEKPFDLGRVRALADHVLGAPAS